The Cutaneotrichosporon cavernicola HIS019 DNA, chromosome: 3 region TACAACGTGAAGTATGCTTGGGCGGATGCGCTCTTTGTGTCGATGATGGGTATCGAGACTCTCCCCGAGagcgtcaaggagctcgtcgtaCACTTCAAGTTTGTTCCTGGAGAGCGCCCTCGCTACTTTCTCTGCGAGGCTACCGCGCCTGGCTCACACAAAATCGTCTCGGCCCACAGCACGACTGCCCCGATTCCAGAGCTCAAGGATAacgagcacctcgacctgGTCTTCTTTCCCTGGTTGATTGACAGCAGTCTCTTCAAGAACATTGTCAAGCTGTACCGTCCAGGGCTGAAGATTACCCTGGTCGGTCTAGACGAGTTTGACGGGGCCCGTGAGGCTGACGCTGCCGGGGACCCCGCTTGGGAGGCCATTTACGACTCTCTTCCGTGGCAGGGATTTATgcctcctctccgtcctcgtccctcTTTCACCTCGGTCGCGGACACGTTCGTTGACGATCTCGTCAAGACCTTGCATcggaagaagaaggctcAAGCGCGTCGCGACGTGCGCGTGCTCACCTCGACAGAGTATCTCAAGCTTGGAcatgacgatgaggaggattGGTGGCCGACAGGCCAGCCCCCGGGGTGCTAGAGGTATGTATAGTCGCTTGGTTGATAGCACAGCGTGGGTGATGTGACATCAGAGAGTAAATGGCCCTTTGGCGGTCGGGGATTCGGGAGATATACGAGGTATGGGGTCCCAAAGGATTTAAGGATTTGTATAAAAACTACGTTATCTTTTGGACAAAAGTGTTCCACTCGTAAGTCCTGCTGATCATGTTAACCTTGGCGCCAGTGTCGAAAACCCCTGCTTCCCGCACCTTTGCAGCATTGTCTGCATTCTTGACACTATTCGGCCCTATTCGCTAATGTTATCTACAGTAGGGACCAGCACAGATTCGAGTAGAGCACGCGCTCAGAAAGGCACGCCgacgggcgaggtcgtccagACCTGGTTAGTGTTTCCGGCGCCGCAACCCCAAACCTGGAGCGGGTTACCGTTCCAAGTCTGGCCGTTGGGGAGGTCAAGGCAAAGCCCGCGACCCTGCGATCAGCTTGTCCTACACTCACTCACCGTCATGGCGATACGGTTATCGTCGGTGTACCACCATTCCTGGCGGAGGCTGCGGTTGCAACGGCCAATCGTAACCTGTCCGCCATTCTTCTCTCCCTATCAGCTCAGTTACTTGcacactcaccctcaaTAGCCTCGAGGCAGAGGGCAGTGTCGCCGACCATGATCTGGCCATTACCGCGCGACAGGCGGAAACGCTGCGCCGGAGTCGCGTTGCAGTCCCAGCTACTGTCAGGTGGGGAGATGGGGCACTCACATCCGGACCTGG contains the following coding sequences:
- a CDS encoding uncharacterized protein (G-X-X-X-Q-X-W domain-containing protein), which produces MLAILYTVLLGLAIATPVPVCEAKRDVEGYYESHKRDYDAYKGGGGGHKGDGHGHGDKGDCHDYDHGHKPCIGGPCGPGGPERNDLVFIHPNGNKGKCVDIAGGKLEPGTQVRIWDCNATPAQRFRLSRGNGQIMVGDTALCLEAIEEKNGGQVTIGRCNRSLRQEWWYTDDNRIAMTGRGLCLDLPNGQTWNGNPLQVWGCGAGNTNQVWTTSPVGVPF